The Microcoleus sp. FACHB-672 region GCGAAAGCAGCCGTTACAGCGGGGGTGTCGGCTCCAGATTTTTCCCAATATGGCATTGAGATTGCCAACCTTGACCCGAATCTGGGACAAGGGCAAATGCCACTCGCCCAAGCTTTGAAAATTGCGATTGAACGCTTGGGATTAATTGCTCAGTTTGGGGGCGAGTGAAGGGCGTAAAAAGTCACCCATAAACCCTTCAAAAAACAATTTTTACGGTTGTCTCTATCCTGAGATGCTTGACTTTTTACGCTTTTTTTCTCATATTGGGCAACCTTTGCCTTTACACACTACCGGGTTCTGCATAACCTTGGATATTTTCAGGCTCAAACGGGCGGATGATAGAGGTCGCGCGGCGCGTTAGGCTTTCAGACCCTTTCACGACAACCAAATATTTGCCGGCATTAAGTCGGTTGCGGTAAGGCAACGCGTCACCGCTTCTAAACATCAAGCCGACCCCTCCGCCCACAAAAACACTACCCATTGCACCGGCAATGGCACCAAACAATCCCCCAATAAAATGATTGCCAAAATCGCCGGCCCAGGAAACAATCGATAAGCCGGTGATCGTATTGAAAATGAAACCGCCGACAAAACCAAAGGGAATCAGCCAAGTGGCCATCAGTTTAGCTTGTTTGCCGGCCTCCTCATTCGGGTCAATCAAGCCATATTCATCAGCACTTTTATATCCCCTGCCCAGAATGGCCACTTGCTCCATCGGCAAGTCTTCTTTCTCTAGGGCAGAGTAAGCAGCTTCTGCTTTGATGCGGTCTGGTAGCACAGCGACGAGATAATACATAGCAGCGAATCGGTGTCTGAGAGTGGTTAACGATCTACCTAACAGATTAACAGCGCACAACAGCGCAGATCATTTACCCAAAACACGCCACACTTGCGCTCAGCAAAGTTAACGGGTGGTGGATAATAGGAAAGAGGACGCCTGGCAATTAGCAATGAATCGCCTGTTCCGCCCCAAGAAGATAAAAACTTTCGAGCAGTTGGCAGTTTCAGGCCCCATTACAGTTAAAATGACCTACTGCGGTGAAACCTTTCCATCGAGTAAAAGACCGTTCCTGTGCTCGCCCTCCAGTCTTATGCCTTGCGGCTAGAGGCTGCGCTCACTGCCGGTGATCTTTGACCTCTTGCTGTTGCAACTTATCTGCTGACCATGCCAAAGGTTCTTGTTTCCGATCCGATTGACCAAGCCGGTATCGATATTCTTTCCCAAGTCGCCCAAGTTGACGTAAAAACTGGTCTGGCACCCGAAGAATTGGTGCGGATCATGCCAGAGTACGACGCCTTAATGATTCGCTCCGGCACCCGCGTCACCCAAGCGGTGATAGAAGCCGGCGCACAATTAAAAATCATTGGGCGTGCCGGTGTGGGTGTGGATAATGTGGATGTGCCGGCAGCCACTCGTCAGGGAATTGTCGTCGTTAATTCTCCTGAAGGTAACACAATTGCGGCAGCCGAACACGCTCTGGCTATGATGTTCTCCCTGTCGCGCTACATTCCCGATGCCAACCAATCCGTTAAAAGTGGCCAGTGGGATCGCAAAACCTTTATCGGTGCTGAAATTTACAAAAAAACTTTGGGCATCGTGGGGCTGGGAAAAATTGGTTCCCATGTCGCTACAGCCGCAAAAGCAATGGGCATGAGACTGCTCGCTTACGATCCGTTCATTTCAACAGAGCGGGCTGAGCAGTTGGGTTGTCGCTTAGTGGATCTTGATGTCCTCTTCCGCGAAGCCGACTACATCACCCTGCACATCCCGAAAACAACAGAGACGGCTAACTTAATTAATGCGGAAGCGCTGGCGAAGATGAAGCCCACCGCCCGGATTATTAACTGTTCTCGTGGGGGGATTATTGACGAGCCGGCGCTGGCAACTGCCCTGCAAGAAGGCAGAATTGCCGGTGCGGCTTTGGATGTTTACAACAACGAACCGCTCGAAGCCGATTCGCCTTTGCGCTCACTTTCTAAGGAAATCGTCCTGACTCCCCACCTAGGAGCCTCAACAGCGGAAGCACAGATCAATGTCGCGATCGACGTTGCCGAACAAATTCGCGATGTGCTGCTGGGGCTGCCGGCACGTTCGGCGGTGAACATTCCCGGCTTGTACCCCGACGTACTCGAAAAGCTCAAACCTTATATGCAACTGGCAGAAACCTTGGGCAACTTGGTGAGCCAGCTAGCAGGGGGACGCGTCGATTTTCTCAATGTGCGCTTACAGGGAGAATTAGCAACCAGTGAAAGCAAGCCGGTGGTGGTGGCATCCCTGAAAGGATTGCTCTCCCAAGCTCTGCGCGAACGCGTTAACTACGTTAATGCCAGCATTGAAGCCAAGGAACGCGGAATTCGCGTCGTGGAAACACGCGATGCCTCAGTTCGTGACTACACCGGCTCGTTGCACCTAGAGGCGAAAGGCTCTCTGGGCGAACACTCTGTCACCGGCGCAGTCCTCGGAGATGGTGAAATTCGGATCACCAACGTTGATGAGTTCCCAATCAACGTGCCGCCGACTCACCATATGTTGTTTACCCGTCACCGGGATATGCCAGGAATTATTGGCAAAATCGGTTCTCTTCTGGGTAGCTTTAATGTCAATATTGCCAGTATGCAGGTGGGCCGTAAAATAGTCCGGGGTGATGCAGTGATGGTTCTCAGTCTTGACGATCCCTTACCCGACGGCATTCTGGCTGAAATTACCAAAGTTCCCGGCATTCGGGATGCCTACACCGTGACACTGTGACGTCTGGAAATAGGGAATGGGCGAGGGGAAAGTTTGAAACAGTTGTGGGAAATTTATTTCACCCAATACTGATTTCTCAACTCCACCACTTCGCACCCAGCAAGCTACGGTTGTGGTGGAATCCCACGCCCTCGCCGATTTCCCATTTCCCAATCCCCATTTCTCAATTCTCAATTCCTAATTCTTAATTCCAAGAAGTTGGCAAATAGCTGGTGGGAAATTCAAGTTCTGTGTGATCCAGCCCTAGAAGATACAATCTTCTGGCGGCTGGAAACGTTTGGCTGTCGGGGCACTTCCAATGAAATTAAAGGTTATGCCTGCCTGGTATCCGCTTACTTACCTGAAGAACAAGCGCAGCTATTAGATTTGGCGGCTTTATCTCTGTTGCTGCGCCAAGATGCCCTCTGCATGAGTTTGTCACCGCCGGCAGTGCAGTGGCACTTAATTGATGAGGAAGATTGGGCAAGCAACTGGAAGCAATACTGGCATCCAATGGAGATTGGCGATCAGTTGTTAGTCTATCCAGCATGGCTGCCTTTACCAGAAGAACCAGGCCGGCACCTGTTACGCTTAGATCCGGGCGTAGCGTTTGGCACCGGCACCCACGCCACAACTCAGCTGTGTCTTGAAGCGTTGGAGATGCGGCTAGGATATGAAAAAACCGATGCCCTTGTCGCTGATATTGGTTGTGGTTCGGGCATTTTATCGATTGCCGCCATCCTGTTAGGTGCGAGAAAGGCTTACGGTGTCGATATCGATCCCTTGGCTGTGAAATCTGCTCGCAGCAATCGAGAACTTAATCGCATTTCTAACAAGCGCCTCGTTTTTGAACTTGGCAGTCTGGATCGCTTAGGCAAATTAGTGGATGAGCCGGTTGATGGTATTCTGTGCAATATTTTGGCAGAAGTAATTATCGACTTGATCCCGCACCTGGATATGCTAGCCAAACCGACGACTTGGGGGATTATTAGCGGCGTTTTGTTAGATCAAGCCAAGCCGGTTGCCGATACCCTAGAGCAACATGGCTGGATAGTTGCTACCCTCTGGCGCAGGCAAGATTGGTGCTGTTTTAATATTCGCCGGTCTTAGTGATGTGAAAATAGCAACTGGAAATAGAGTTTTTGGGCAAGTAAAATTTGCCGACAGCATCAGCGACTAAGCATCTAATTTTCCAGTTGCTGCCCAAAGAAACTGTCTGTCTTTCCCCTACTGAGCACTCAACACTAGTGCCTTAAGGCAATCCTGGGCGTGGGATACGCAAGCTATTCGTTTTTGAATTGAGCGAACTTGGCTGGAGAAAATTTGGGTAAGAAAAACCTGATGTGGGTGCTTCTGAGTTGGGCGAATTATGTTGTCGAACGGTAACGGGGGTTTCGGTATAAAGTCCTATTGCACCGTCTAAGTGAGCACCACTAAGGTTCGCGCCGGTAATATTTGCCCCCGTTAGGTTGGCACCACTCAGGTTGGCATTTAATAAGTTACCACTCGAAAGGTTTGCCCCACTGAGATTGGCATCACTGAGATCCGCACCGACTAACTGGCATTCTCTCAAGTCAGCATTGGACAGGTTAGCCCCCAATAAAACTGCATTACTGAGATTTGCCCCATTAAGTCCGGCACCGCTAAGATTAGCACCTTCGAGATCTGCACCAATTAAATTAGCACCTTCCAAATCCGCACCGCTCAAGTTAGCGTTTTGCAAGTTGCTATTCACACAGTTGGCAAAAATCAGTTCGGCTCCTCTAATATTAGACCCTTTGAGGTTGGCATCTAGCAGGTTGATGCCCTTCCCGTCAACACCACTAAGGTCTGCTTTTGTTAAATCAGCAGCGACTAAATTGGAAAAAGTTAGATCAGCACCGCTTAAATTAGCATTGCTAAGGGTGGCACCGTTCAGGTTGCTATAGGACAGCTTGGCACCACTCAAGTCAGCACCGCTCAGATTAAACCGAGCCATGTTAGCATCACGCAGGTCGCCTCCCTGACACTGTTTGGTTTCTAGCAAGCGTTTGATGTGTGCGGTATTTGCAGCCATAATCATTCCTGAAAGCTCAAAGCTAAAATTTATTTAATGGAAAACTTGGAACCTTAAATATTCCTATCTGGGGAAGGGGCGTTTCACCCTTGAAAAAATTTATCTAACTACTCTGTCTTTACAAAAGAATTTGGAGCGATCAGGAACCCTGCCGATGAGTTATTGCTGTTCGCGATTGAGCGATCCCCTCAACCTTTTCTAAAAGTAACAAAAAGATTCAACTCTCCCTTGAACACGGCGACAGTGGGAAATTAAAAGACAGACAGAACTTTAGTGGTTTTTTAAGGTGTCTTACAAAAAATTACAACAGGTCTCTGGTAGAGCTATTGTCTCAACTATTTTTTTATTAACTAGAATTGCTTAAACCTTAAAAACTGAAAATGAAATAGGGGTGCCGGCTCGCACCCCTAAAAAGTTAAAAGCTTGGAGATTGACTCCCCATCTGCCTGTATTTTTTAGTCTCTGATGGCATCCCTCACATTAACACCCGTCATATCTACATTCGTTAGATTGGCACCTCTCAAGTCGGCACCTCTCAAGTTAGCCGGTGTGACTGTACAGGAACTAAAATCGTTGCCTTCCCGCTCAGTACACGTACTCATGTCATAACGCAGATTTGTTGGCACCATCCCTTCTCCCTCACCGAAGGGTCTAAGATCCGCACCCCTTAAATTTGCGAACTCTAGGGTTGCATTACCCATTTGAGCGCCTCGGAGAATTGCGTTACTCAAGTTCGCTTCTCGCATAAATGCGCTTAAGTGAGCGTTTGTCAAGTTAGCTTTTGTGAGAGTGGCATTATCAAGCTGCGCTTTATTGAGGTTCGCAAAGCTCAGGTTTGCACCTTCTAAATTAGCGCCTCTGAGGTCTGCACCGACTAACAGAGAACCTCTTAAATCCGCACCACTCAGGTTGGCACCTCTGAGATCAGCACCACTGAGATCGGCGAAGGAAAAGGAGACTCCGCTGAGGTTTGCACCTCTTAAAGTTGCTCCCTCAAAAATGATCGGATCGAGGAATCGCCGGCCCGCTAAGACGAGACCATCCAGATTGCACCCGCGACATTCTCCTGTGTTTAAAAGCCGTTCAATCGTCGATGCGTTTTGAGCGTTCACTCGATGGGTTAAACCCATCGTGACTAACAGTGTGGCAAATGCAAGGCTTCCTAGTTTTTTGTTCATTTTTGTCCCCTAAAGTAGCAACTCTTGCTGATTGCAAAAATCACGAGTAAATATCTGAAATCGGTGGTATTTCAGTTTGAATCTAGACTTTATCAGCCAATTGTAAGCCTAAATTCTTCTTTTGCCAGGATTGTTAATTTTATTTTTCTTTCCCCCCTTTAACGGTCTGTCATTCACAAAAATTTTAAATTAAAGGCTGCAAGCGCTGAATTAACTGTTGAGCTTGCAGAACTCCTTCGATCCGCTCCACCGGCTGCCCATTCTTGAACAGCACCAGCGTTGGCAGGGCGTGAATGTGATAAGTGGTTGCCAGATCCGGATAGTTATCGGAGTTAATTTTGACGACTCTCAGCCGGTCTTTGAGCCGGCTATTGACCTCCTCCAGAATCGGAGCCATCATTTGACAGGGGCCGCACCAAGGCGCGTAAAAATCTACCAAAACCGGCAACTCGGAACCCGATAACAACTCTTGAAAGCTGCTGAATTGCTTTTTAACTGCCATAAAAAATCCTCTTTTTACGCGTTTACTTTGAACACTTTTATGATATATCGGCGGCGTTAGACGACGCTGAGAATTAATACAATTTTAAATTTTAAACTTGAGATTTCAAATTAACACAACCCTATCGTTCAAAGGTCTAGATTCTACTGTAGTAATGCAAATTTATAGCAAAATTACCCAGTTCACCCTTCACCCTTCATCGTTCC contains the following coding sequences:
- the serA gene encoding phosphoglycerate dehydrogenase yields the protein MPKVLVSDPIDQAGIDILSQVAQVDVKTGLAPEELVRIMPEYDALMIRSGTRVTQAVIEAGAQLKIIGRAGVGVDNVDVPAATRQGIVVVNSPEGNTIAAAEHALAMMFSLSRYIPDANQSVKSGQWDRKTFIGAEIYKKTLGIVGLGKIGSHVATAAKAMGMRLLAYDPFISTERAEQLGCRLVDLDVLFREADYITLHIPKTTETANLINAEALAKMKPTARIINCSRGGIIDEPALATALQEGRIAGAALDVYNNEPLEADSPLRSLSKEIVLTPHLGASTAEAQINVAIDVAEQIRDVLLGLPARSAVNIPGLYPDVLEKLKPYMQLAETLGNLVSQLAGGRVDFLNVRLQGELATSESKPVVVASLKGLLSQALRERVNYVNASIEAKERGIRVVETRDASVRDYTGSLHLEAKGSLGEHSVTGAVLGDGEIRITNVDEFPINVPPTHHMLFTRHRDMPGIIGKIGSLLGSFNVNIASMQVGRKIVRGDAVMVLSLDDPLPDGILAEITKVPGIRDAYTVTL
- the prmA gene encoding 50S ribosomal protein L11 methyltransferase, with protein sequence MANSWWEIQVLCDPALEDTIFWRLETFGCRGTSNEIKGYACLVSAYLPEEQAQLLDLAALSLLLRQDALCMSLSPPAVQWHLIDEEDWASNWKQYWHPMEIGDQLLVYPAWLPLPEEPGRHLLRLDPGVAFGTGTHATTQLCLEALEMRLGYEKTDALVADIGCGSGILSIAAILLGARKAYGVDIDPLAVKSARSNRELNRISNKRLVFELGSLDRLGKLVDEPVDGILCNILAEVIIDLIPHLDMLAKPTTWGIISGVLLDQAKPVADTLEQHGWIVATLWRRQDWCCFNIRRS
- a CDS encoding pentapeptide repeat-containing protein, coding for MAANTAHIKRLLETKQCQGGDLRDANMARFNLSGADLSGAKLSYSNLNGATLSNANLSGADLTFSNLVAADLTKADLSGVDGKGINLLDANLKGSNIRGAELIFANCVNSNLQNANLSGADLEGANLIGADLEGANLSGAGLNGANLSNAVLLGANLSNADLRECQLVGADLSDANLSGANLSSGNLLNANLSGANLTGANITGANLSGAHLDGAIGLYTETPVTVRQHNSPNSEAPTSGFSYPNFLQPSSLNSKTNSLRIPRPGLP
- a CDS encoding pentapeptide repeat-containing protein: MNKKLGSLAFATLLVTMGLTHRVNAQNASTIERLLNTGECRGCNLDGLVLAGRRFLDPIIFEGATLRGANLSGVSFSFADLSGADLRGANLSGADLRGSLLVGADLRGANLEGANLSFANLNKAQLDNATLTKANLTNAHLSAFMREANLSNAILRGAQMGNATLEFANLRGADLRPFGEGEGMVPTNLRYDMSTCTEREGNDFSSCTVTPANLRGADLRGANLTNVDMTGVNVRDAIRD
- the trxA gene encoding thioredoxin, with protein sequence MAVKKQFSSFQELLSGSELPVLVDFYAPWCGPCQMMAPILEEVNSRLKDRLRVVKINSDNYPDLATTYHIHALPTLVLFKNGQPVERIEGVLQAQQLIQRLQPLI